In the genome of Vanacampus margaritifer isolate UIUO_Vmar chromosome 1, RoL_Vmar_1.0, whole genome shotgun sequence, one region contains:
- the dnajc16 gene encoding dnaJ homolog subfamily C member 16: protein MAEIKMSLPLAVMVVIYVLELGATHAGPELDPYQTLGVTRSASQAEIKNVYKRLAREWHPDKNKNPGSEDMFIKITKSYEILSSKDKRANYDRYGQTDDTQPYGRGRYSGYRHDNFNFEESFFNFPFNSKNQRDFSDSKYSLHFNQYVNDVVPDSFRRPYLIKITSDWCFNCIHIEPVWKEVVQEMETLGVGVGVVDVGYERRLANHLGAHRTPSILGVINGKVTFFHYAVAKEHLRQFVEDLLPQRLVEWVSDKNNRQFLNSWHEVNKPHVLLFDQVPVVPLLYKLAAFAYKDYMQFGYVDQGLSETVNLQRQFNINTYAPTMLVFKENTENPADIIQTKGMKKQIIDEFMSNNKFLLAPRLVNQKLFDELCPVKQFHRRRKYCVLLITRDDESFSSGNQAFLSFASGNTKEVVRFAYVYQQLQQPLCNILMSSKDSTQTPPPQVVILERRNAAGKAFFKPVTPWNGSEEDKQLLVEELERLQKDPSILIHDAMLPELNNEFASMFVIQWIYASYDYLSEVIDDILHNNWREMMPLLSLIFSALFILFGTVVVQAFSDSSDENSPKPKAKDGSKTENGSPDGPSSRPPKKNFVEVTELTDITYISNLVRLRPGHMNIVLVLTDASKNLLLSKFAKEVYSFTGSLTLHFSFLNTDKHSEWMRTLLASAQDAAQIYACEDNEANSNLDYTGYVLALNGHKKYFCLFKPVYTGEDPDGKTPEDESAASVRRSRAASRDDHPPRKSSRCRSTSTLQIHHKLDRLGLWMERLMEGTLPRYYIPAWPGLHKITPSKKMRAA, encoded by the exons ATGGCAGAAATAAAGATGTCACTGCCATTGGCTGTCATGGTGGTCATCTATGTGCTGGAGCTAGGAGCGACCCACGCTGGACCGGAGCTGGACCCATACCAAACCTTGGGTGTCACTAGAAGCGCAAGTCAGGCTGAGATTAAGAACGTTTACAAGCGACTTGCTCGAGAATG GCAtcctgacaaaaataaaaatccggGATCTGAAGACATGTTTATCAAGATTACCAAATCGTACGAG ATTCTATCCAGTAAGGACAAACGTGCCAACTATGACCGCTACGGACAGACAGATGACACCCAGCCGTATGGCAGGGGCCGCTATAGTGGTTACCGTCATGATAACTTCAACTTCGAAGAGTCCTTCTTTAACTTCCCATTCAACAGCAAAAACCAACGGGACTTTTCCGACAGCAAGTACTCGCTGCACTTTAACCAATATGTCAACGACGTGGTGCCTGACAGCTTCAGGAGACCGTACCTGATCAAGATCACCTCTGACTGGTGCTTCAACTGCATCCACATCGAGCCTGTGTGGAAAGAGGTGGTACAAGAAATGGAGACGCTAG GTGTCGGAGTCGGTGTGGTCGATGTTGGCTACGAGAGACGGTTAGCCAATCACCTCGGCGCCCATCGCACGCCATCTATACTCGGAGTCATTAATGGCAAAGTGACGTTCTTCCATTACGCTGTGGCAAAGGAGCACCTGAGGCAGTTTGTGGAAGACCTTCTTCCTCAAAGACTCGTGGAGTGG GTCAGCGACAAGAACAACAGGCAGTTCTTGAACAGTTGGCATGAAGTTAACAAGCCACACGTGCTCCTGTTTGACCAAGTGCCGGTCGTTCCCTTACTTTATAAA TTGGCAGCTTTTGCGTACAAGGACTACATGCAGTTTGGCTATGTGGACCAGGGCCTATCGGAGACAGTCAATCTGCAGAGACAGTTTAATATCAACACCTACGCCCCGACCATGCTGGTTTTCAAAGAGAACACAGAGAACCCCGCTGACATCATACAG ACTAAAGGAATGAAAAAGCAGATTATTGACGAGTTCATGTCAAACAACAAATTTCTGCTGGCACCCAGGCTGGTGAATCAGAAGCTCTTTGATGAGCTCTGTCCCGTCAAGCAGTTCCACAGACGAAGGAA GTACTGCGTGCTGCTGATTACACGCGACGACGAGAGCTTTTCTTCAGGGAACCAAGCCTTTCTGTCTTTTGCCTCGGGCAACACGAAGGAAGTTGTGAGATTTGCTTACGTTTACCAACAGCTACAGCAGCCGCTTTGTAACATCCTGATGAGCAGTAAGGACAGCACACAGACACCGCCACCGCAG GTGGTGATCCTGGAGAGGCGCAATGCTGCCGGGAAGGCCTTTTTCAAGCCAGTAACGCCTTGGAATGGCAGTGAGGAAGACAAGCAGCTCCTTGTGGAGGAGTTGGAGCGACTCCAGAAGGACCCGTCCATTCTGATCCATGATGCCATGCTGCCTGAGCTCAACAATGAGTTTGCATCC ATGTTTGTTATCCAATGGATCTATGCGTCTTATGATTACCTCTCTGAAGTCATTGATGACATTCTGCACAACAACTG GCGTGAGATGATGCCTTTGCTGTCCCTCATCTTTTCTGCCTTATTTATCCTGTTTGGAACGGTGGTCGTCCAAGCGTTCAG TGACTCAAGTGACGAAAACTCCCCAAAACCAAAAGCAAAAGATGgaagtaaaacagaaaatggaTCGCCAGATGGTCCGTCAAg TCGGCCTCCCAAGAAGAACTTTGTGGAGGTGACGGAGTTGACAGACATCACCTACATAAGCAACCTGGTGAGGCTGAGACCAGGACACATGAACATTGTTCTGGTGCTCACGGATGCCTCCAAGAACCTTCTGCTTAGCAAGTTTGCCAAAGAGGTCTACTCTTTCACCGG GAGCCTGACACTTCATTTCTCCTTCCTGAATACGGACAAGCACAGCGAGTGGATGCGCACGCTGCTGGCAAGCGCACAGGACGCCGCTCAGATCTACGCATGCGAGGACAACGAAGCCAACAGCAATCTGGACTACACCGGCTACGTGCTGGCACTCAATGGCCACAAAAAGTACTTCTGTCTGTTTAAGCCCGTCTACACCGGAGAAGACCCAGACGGTAAAACACCGGAGGACGAATCGGCCGCGTCGGTGAGGAGGTCGAGGGCGGCTTCGCGTGACGATCACCCTCCACGCAAATCGTCTCGCTGTCGCAGCACATCCACCCTCCAGATCCATCACAAGTTGGACCGCTTGGGGTTGTGGATGGAAAGGCTCATGGAGGGCACCTTGCCTCGCTACTACATCCCCGCCTGGCCAGGACTCCACAAGATCACCCCCAGTAAAAAGATGAGGGCGGCTTAG
- the casp9 gene encoding caspase-9 isoform X1: MEEGHKKILQRYRINIVTSLEPSSMYDRLLQKGVFTPDMIEKIKSSGTRRDQARQLARDLATRGSRAFPLFLECLKDSEQHSLAELLQSGAPAVQGSMSNRIILPVVRTLPVLDFQNQIKAAPIHPIQTPTPYASATAPDSENLQAQTQVRTRIQGRTRRDSPERYKMDASPCGHCLIINNVDFEPQSELSNRTGSNIDCDRLERRFQALGFLVEVRTNLKQRRIKHELSDLSKKDHSPYDCCVVIILSHGTEVSHNRFPGAVYGVDGQYVPVQYITTYLNGKHCPSLQGKPKLFFIQACGGGERDRGFEVPSDEAEPCSGGADDQTDAIPASSSSDSLSTSDEPDAGASLPTPSDILVSYSTFPGYVSWRDTQSGSWYIETLDRILEENAATDDLARMLVMVNNEVSQNSAKGIYKQMPGSFNFLRKLLYFQTSTLGQN, translated from the exons ATGGAGGAAGGACACAAGAAGATTCTTCAGCGCTACAGGATAAATATTGTCACGAGTTTGGAACCATCAAGTATGTATGACCGCCTCCTTCAGAAAGGGGTCTTCACTCCAGACATGATCGAGAAAATAAAG AGCTCAGGAACTAGACGGGACCAAGCCAGGCAGCTGGCGCGGGACCTGGCGACCCGTGGGAGTCGGGCCTTCCCTCTCTTTCTGGAATGTCTTAAAGATTCAGAGCAGCACAGTTTGGCGGAGCTCCTCCAAAGTGGAGCACCTGCGGTTCAAGGGTCAATGTCCAACCGCATCATTCTCCCTGTTGTCCGGACTCTTCCAGTTT TGGATTTCCAGAATCAAATAAAAGCTGCCCCTATCCATCCAATACAGACTCCCACTCCAT ATGCTTCTGCCACAGCACCTGATTCAGAGAACCTGCAAGCGCAGACGCAGGTCAGAACCCGCATACAAGGCAGGACACGGCGGGACAGCCCTGAG AGATACAAAATGGATGCCAGCCCGTGCGGACACTGCCTCATTATCAACAACGTGGATTTTGAGCCACAGAGCGAGCTGAGTAATCGCACGGGGTCCAACATCGACTGCGACAGGTTGGAGAGACGATTCCAAGCACTCGGCTTTCTCGTGGAAGTGAGGACAAACCTTAAACAACGA CGGATCAAACACGAGCTGTCCGATTTATCGAAGAAGGACCATTCGCCATATGACTGCTGTGTGGTTATCATTCTGTCTCATGGGACAGAG GTGAGTCACAACCGCTTCCCCGGTGCTGTTTATGGAGTAGACGGCCAGTATGTTCCAGTGCAATACATCACAACCTACCTCAACGGGAAACACTGTCCCTCCCTGCAAGGGAAACCAAAACTTTTCTTCATCCAGGCCTGTGGAGGAG GTGAAAGAGACCGAGGCTTCGAGGTGCCGTCTGACGAGGCGGAACCGTGCAGTGGCGGAGCCGACGACCAGACGGACGCTATCCCCGCATCCTCCAGCAGCGACTCACTGAGCACGTCTGATGAACCTGACGCTGGCGCCTCACTGCCCACCCCGAGTGACATTCTTGTGTCCTACTCTACTTTTCCAG GTTACGTATCTTGGAGGGACACTCAGTCAGGCTCCTGGTACATCGAGACGCTGGATCGCATCCTTGAGGAAAATGCTGCCACTGATGATTTGGCCAGAATGTTAGTGATG gtTAACAATGAAGTCTCCCAGAACTCTGCAAAAGGCATCTACAAGCAAATGCCAGGGTCCTTTAACTTCCTTCGCAAACTTCTTTACTTTCAAACCTCAACACTGGGACAAAATTAA
- the casp9 gene encoding caspase-9 isoform X2, translated as MEEGHKKILQRYRINIVTSLEPSSMYDRLLQKGVFTPDMIEKIKSSGTRRDQARQLARDLATRGSRAFPLFLECLKDSEQHSLAELLQSGAPAVQGSMSNRIILPVVRTLPVLDFQNQIKAAPIHPIQTPTPSPDSENLQAQTQVRTRIQGRTRRDSPERYKMDASPCGHCLIINNVDFEPQSELSNRTGSNIDCDRLERRFQALGFLVEVRTNLKQRRIKHELSDLSKKDHSPYDCCVVIILSHGTEVSHNRFPGAVYGVDGQYVPVQYITTYLNGKHCPSLQGKPKLFFIQACGGGERDRGFEVPSDEAEPCSGGADDQTDAIPASSSSDSLSTSDEPDAGASLPTPSDILVSYSTFPGYVSWRDTQSGSWYIETLDRILEENAATDDLARMLVMVNNEVSQNSAKGIYKQMPGSFNFLRKLLYFQTSTLGQN; from the exons ATGGAGGAAGGACACAAGAAGATTCTTCAGCGCTACAGGATAAATATTGTCACGAGTTTGGAACCATCAAGTATGTATGACCGCCTCCTTCAGAAAGGGGTCTTCACTCCAGACATGATCGAGAAAATAAAG AGCTCAGGAACTAGACGGGACCAAGCCAGGCAGCTGGCGCGGGACCTGGCGACCCGTGGGAGTCGGGCCTTCCCTCTCTTTCTGGAATGTCTTAAAGATTCAGAGCAGCACAGTTTGGCGGAGCTCCTCCAAAGTGGAGCACCTGCGGTTCAAGGGTCAATGTCCAACCGCATCATTCTCCCTGTTGTCCGGACTCTTCCAGTTT TGGATTTCCAGAATCAAATAAAAGCTGCCCCTATCCATCCAATACAGACTCCCACTCCAT CACCTGATTCAGAGAACCTGCAAGCGCAGACGCAGGTCAGAACCCGCATACAAGGCAGGACACGGCGGGACAGCCCTGAG AGATACAAAATGGATGCCAGCCCGTGCGGACACTGCCTCATTATCAACAACGTGGATTTTGAGCCACAGAGCGAGCTGAGTAATCGCACGGGGTCCAACATCGACTGCGACAGGTTGGAGAGACGATTCCAAGCACTCGGCTTTCTCGTGGAAGTGAGGACAAACCTTAAACAACGA CGGATCAAACACGAGCTGTCCGATTTATCGAAGAAGGACCATTCGCCATATGACTGCTGTGTGGTTATCATTCTGTCTCATGGGACAGAG GTGAGTCACAACCGCTTCCCCGGTGCTGTTTATGGAGTAGACGGCCAGTATGTTCCAGTGCAATACATCACAACCTACCTCAACGGGAAACACTGTCCCTCCCTGCAAGGGAAACCAAAACTTTTCTTCATCCAGGCCTGTGGAGGAG GTGAAAGAGACCGAGGCTTCGAGGTGCCGTCTGACGAGGCGGAACCGTGCAGTGGCGGAGCCGACGACCAGACGGACGCTATCCCCGCATCCTCCAGCAGCGACTCACTGAGCACGTCTGATGAACCTGACGCTGGCGCCTCACTGCCCACCCCGAGTGACATTCTTGTGTCCTACTCTACTTTTCCAG GTTACGTATCTTGGAGGGACACTCAGTCAGGCTCCTGGTACATCGAGACGCTGGATCGCATCCTTGAGGAAAATGCTGCCACTGATGATTTGGCCAGAATGTTAGTGATG gtTAACAATGAAGTCTCCCAGAACTCTGCAAAAGGCATCTACAAGCAAATGCCAGGGTCCTTTAACTTCCTTCGCAAACTTCTTTACTTTCAAACCTCAACACTGGGACAAAATTAA